Proteins encoded together in one Acidobacteriota bacterium window:
- a CDS encoding thioredoxin, translating into MTVPLLVALAAAALPATAGTPGEEVAFALTGHYQLRIDGELDPGARLYLSAGTPRLLVVTERLAGPVLVVSRERTVRALPAGAVECSDDGETCRARIGEGSGGGGAGSVSVLAGKLRFQAFGRLVVVEPHDPLLGLFSAEELLAAIPEYRRGAAAYTPRRGDLRLLATVEEPVDVEVFFGSWCPHCERYVPRLLSVARALEGEPIRFRFRGLPRDFAEDPLARQYGIEATPTAVVRRGTRELGRITGAMWEHPEAALSAVLFGGE; encoded by the coding sequence CTGGCAGCTGCGGCGCTCCCGGCCACCGCGGGCACGCCGGGCGAGGAGGTCGCCTTTGCGCTCACGGGGCACTACCAGCTGAGAATCGACGGCGAGCTGGATCCCGGGGCACGGCTGTACCTGTCCGCAGGCACCCCGCGGCTGCTCGTGGTGACGGAGCGTCTCGCCGGACCGGTGCTCGTGGTGTCCCGGGAGCGCACGGTCCGTGCGCTTCCCGCCGGGGCCGTCGAGTGCTCGGATGATGGCGAGACGTGCCGCGCGCGGATCGGCGAGGGGTCCGGCGGCGGGGGAGCCGGCTCGGTGTCGGTCCTCGCGGGCAAACTCCGGTTCCAGGCTTTCGGCCGGCTGGTGGTGGTCGAACCGCACGATCCCCTCCTCGGTCTGTTCTCCGCCGAGGAGCTGCTGGCGGCGATTCCCGAGTACCGGCGCGGAGCCGCCGCGTACACTCCACGGCGGGGGGACCTCCGTCTGCTCGCCACCGTCGAGGAGCCGGTGGACGTGGAGGTCTTCTTCGGTTCCTGGTGTCCCCACTGCGAGCGGTACGTGCCGCGCTTGCTTTCGGTGGCGCGAGCGCTGGAAGGCGAACCGATCCGATTCCGCTTCCGCGGCCTGCCGCGCGACTTCGCCGAGGATCCCCTGGCGCGCCAGTACGGGATCGAGGCGACGCCCACCGCCGTGGTCCGCCGGGGTACCCGCGAGCTGGGGCGCATCACCGGAGCGATGTGGGAGCACCCCGAA